TGTATTAATGTACAGTATCTAGCTTTGTATCTTGATGAAACTAGAATCCAAATGGTGTCCGGTTGTAGGTGATAGGACTTGTTGTTTGCTTCCCAGGATGAAGAGGAAATTTTACTCCTGGGAAGAATGCATGAATCTTCGAGAGGTGAAGGTACTTaccatttctgtccatttgccCCTTGGCACAGAGAACTTTGAAATGAGGAACATACTGTCTCTTTTTAAATTGACTGCGCATTACGAGTGTATGTCTTTCTGCTAAACATCTACATTTCATTAGTATTCCATTTGGTGAAACCTGTGCTTGCAAATGATACTTAAAAGTAGAACAGGATTATTTAGAGGCATTTGACATGTATAACTTTGATGCTGCCTTTGAGCTGTTTATGAATGAGCAAAAAGCAACCAATTTGTTCTCAAAGGACGTAAATGTTCTAGTCAGCTGAGCGCAAGCAACAGGCAGAAAAGGCAAGTAGAGGTGTGAACAAATGTGGAGAAAACACATATGACTATGGTTTAGATTCGCTACATGGCATTATCCGCTGTGCTCCTGTGAATGGAGTCCAGCAGGAAACTGGAATCCACTGCATACGCTCATCTTGGAAAGGCTGACTATGTAGATCTCTTCCCCAGTTGCAAACGTAGTGTCATATGGTTATTATAAACCATTTTGGGTCATTGGTGGGCTTCCAGATCACCTGATTAATGAAGTTTCTTGAGTGGTTTAGTGTGAGGCTGACTTTTCCCCGACTGTAAAATGTCAGTAAAACTGGCTGATCAATTTATCAAGTTGAGCATTTCCTTGCTGCTGGCACATTCACAGCATCACCTAGATGACCGACTAACTATGATGCTTCTTTCATGGTTTATGAACGAGAGCTGCCTTTCTGCCCGAAGTTAGCACAGCTGTCGTGGATATAAGGGGATGGAACAGAAATGACAACCTGAAGATGCTCACCCAGTCCAAATGGAGGATTCCTTCACCACGGGAGAAACATTTGGTAGCATATCCGTAGTCAGAGGCTGTTTTGGGCTACATGATGCGTTCTTTCAGGAACATTGACTTCCTTGTGGCTGCAGAACAGTTTGTGTCACATGCTCCTTATCATCAAGCATCGGATAAGGCCGGGAGAACACTGTGCACATCTGACtctgcactttttaaacagccaaGTAATTAAATTGAGCAGTAAGTCAAGTTACAGTCCCGTAACAAGGATGTATTGTTACTTACCTTAAAGCACACACTCAACTATATTTTATCTTGTGTTTTCAGTCCCTGAAGAAACTCAACCATGCTAATgtggtgaaactgaaagaagttATCAGGGAAAATGATAATTTGTActttgtatttgaatacatgaaGGAAAATCTTTATCAGTTAATGAAAGAGAGgtacgttgttgtttttttcatgcaCATTTCCAGTATAGTTGTCTCAAATTTATAATTAATCAGTACTTTGGAATTTAGTCCACTATCAAGTATTTCTGCTATGCAGTCCCATCTGTTTCATCGCGTTCAGACAAGTTACAAATGTGGGATGCCAGGTACTGATGCCAGCCTTGAGGCTGGGGACTTGTAGCCGTAATGAAAGGGCAACTAAGTGCAAGGGTAAAGGCAGGAGGCATTTCCCAAATCATCCTGCCATCACATGGGCACCATGTAATTTCTGTCCCTGTACTGTTCTAATCTATTCGAGCTTTCCAGTATATCATCAATAGCTCAATAAGCCAAGTTAAGAAATGCCATATGTGGACATAAACTTCCCTCCTCCAATTTTGCCTTACAGGAACAAATTGTTTCCAGAATCGACTGTCAGGAATATTATGTATCAGATTCTTCAAGGACTTGCATTCATACATAAACATGGTAAGTTCTGTAcgccagcggtccccaactgttttgggaccgtagaccagctgagcctctgaggaaggcggggcacacaCATCCCTGTGCTCGCGCTCTTGGGTGCATGCACGTGCTCTCTTGGGCGCATATgcgaagcggtgggggagcacACGCGCACCAGCGCTgatgtgagcactcccccacccctttgcgcatgcacaggaGCGCCTGCACGCCCCCCTGTGCATGCCCACCCCTTTGCACGGGCACTCGGGCACATGTATGAacgggtgggggagtgctcacgcctGCGctggcacgtgtgtgtgtgcacaaagcagctgtggggaggggagtgcgtgcggggggggtgggaggtctgtctccgtggcccggtccgcctcaggccatggactggcaccgggccatggaccggggattGACGACCTCTGCTATACACTACCTTGGAAAAAGTATTGGTGACTGCCTACCTGGATGACATGGGGAAAAGACCTGTaaataaacatttcagaaatACTTCAGTCATTCTAAATATTTCTTGTTTAATTCAGAGAGGTGAAAATGAACCACTAAAGATGGAGTCAATGGGAAAGGCATGATAATTTTTCTCTGACTATTTGTTTCCAaaaaatttatttacttactgtAGATAAACATACTGCTATTTTCATTTAAGGCTGCAGTCTTGTGCACAACTATTTTTTGGGAATATTCACACTCACCTTAATAGGACATGTAATGAAATATGTAGTGAATGCACAGCATGAAATATGTCAGCTAAGCCACCTTGTTTAGGTAGACAGCCTACTGTTATGCTGACTTCCTACACCTTTGAGGTGGTACTGGGTTATTAGTCTAGACAGGAGTTATAAGGTTGAGAAAAAGCAGTTATCTTCCTGAAAGAGAATATAGTGACCTGTGCAATTAGAGATCTGATGCAAGATTCTGAAGCAAATACAGACCTTAGTAGCTGTGTGAAATCGTAAGGGTAATACCATATTttaccaaaaataagacagggtctcttattaatttttgctccaaaaaaggcgttagggcttattttcagggattttttttcatatacaacaatctacatttattcaaatacagtcatatcatttgtttctggttgctgcccaatggtggaaggtggggtttcacttaactgggcttattttgggagggtagggtttatattacgagcatcctgaaaaatcatactagggcttattttcaggttaggtcttattttcaggaaaacagggtaaaacTGGCCTTGTTATACCTTATCCTTGTGCAGCTTAATGCTGGATGCAGAAGTCTTTGGCTGCTTGTGCTCTGCAATGTGAAATATACTTGTCTGTATTATTTTCTTcgtgtgtaaaaaaaaagaaacgagAAGAAGGGCAAAAGAGAGAAATAGTTACTACTACCCTACTTTGTGAGGCACTGCTCAGCTCTTCATAAATGTAAAGCACAAGTACAAGAGAATAATCTGGTATATAATCTAGCATACCTAATCACTAGCATCCCTTCCTCAAAATTAACTGGTTCTccaacttgtattttttttcttttttcttttctttttccattccagTGGCAACAGCCTGGTTAGCAAATTATAAGAGTGATTATCTTTCTGCTAGAATTTGGAAAATGGCTTTTGAGGACTTAATTTCACAGAGAGCTGTAACCATTGGTCACATTGGTGGGAAAACTGGCAGTTCTAGTTCAGAAAAatagcttttccaagttctgctttcaTACCGTAAAAAGACATGCTTTTACCACTTTTTGCAACCAAATCTGCCATGAGTGGGTCACCCTGGTTTTCTTCCGCTTGGTTGGCAAGCTTGCTGGGGATCCGCATTAAAACCAATGCTTGCAATGAAGTAAGAACCAGCCAGGTGAGAAGGAAGCCCTGCACCAAACCTGCTTTCGCTTTGTATTCCAGGGTTCTTTCACAGAGACTTGAAACCTGAAAACCTCCTTTGCATGGGACCAGAACTTGTCAAAATCGCAGACTTTGGCCTTGCGCGGGAAATTAGATCCAGGCCTCCCTACACTGACTATGTATCCACAAGGTGGTGAGTACCTGAGTTAGAGGATGCTGCGGGTGGCACTGAAGAGTAAGTACTTAAGTTCCCCACAATCTGTATAATTTCAGGACATTCAAGACTACAGGGCAGCCCCAGCATCCTCCTCTGAATTTTCTTCCTTGGTCCATTTGATTCAGTTGGGTACATATGTAATGGGATGGCTCctgatttaggtaaaggtaaaggttccccttggcaatttttgtccagtcgtgttcgactctagggggcagtgctcatccccgtttccaagccatagagccagcgtttgtctgaagacaatcttccgtggtcacgtggccagtgcgacttagacacagaatgctgttaccttcccaccaaggtggtccctattaatctactcgcatttgcatgctttcgaaccgctaggttggcaggagcagggacaagcgacgggcactcactccgtcgcgtggattcgatcttacagctgaagatctacagaccttacagcacagaggcttctgtggtttaacccgcaacgccaccacgtcccttgctcCGGATTTAGGCGCAAGGAAATATTTTGGCAGAAGTGGGTGTCTAAGCTTCCTCCTGCTCTTCACTTTCCAACACCCAAATGCTACACAGAGGAACCCTGCAAAGTGGGAAGGCTGTGCTATGGAGGGGGCTCCCCCGAACGACACTATCCGATGTGGGATCATTCACAGGAGGTGCCTCCTCCTAACTTTTAGGACTACGCCTTGCACATCACCTCCCTGAAAGCATCATCTGCCCCATTCACTAGGGCTGGTACGCCCTTGGGGGGGTGGCTGAAGGGATTGCTATGTGGAGGTTGGTGGAGAAGTCCGCTTCTGACTGCTGCACGCCATTTAAAATGGATTCAACCTGAAGGAATGAACTATTCAGTCCAGCAATGTCTGAACAAGAAAGGGCCTGTCCCTTCGAGAGAGGTTGAATTCCCCTGTTAAAGCTGCAAAGAGTGACCAGCTGTTGTTCAAGGAATCTGTGTCTTTGGAGAAAGATACTTGGGACAGAATTTGCATTATTTTCACACAATAAACAAAGAATATAACTGGAGGAGATCCTGTCAGTGGATGGTTAATGTATAGTGAATAGAGAACAGACGGAATGTCCTAGTGAACAACGCCATTCTGTTCAGTGAATCTGGattatttcttttgccagagcTTCTGGTGCGTTGTCTTGGTCCCATTAGAGCACACCAAGCTTTACCGCATGGGAGCACACCCACCATGTGAGAGCTGTCTCTCAGGAGAATTCCTTAAACGGGAAGCTGAGGAGCTCTGAAATCACTCCTCTAGTGAAAGAGGAGCCACCTGATGCtccattttgtttgttgtttaggtcttattttctctCATTTTGCCTGTGAGTTGAGAGAATGAAGAACAGGAGAAATAGCTGTGGATGGCTGGTGAAGGAGAGTTAGCGACTCTTCTTTCACATTATAAAGCTTGTTCCATCTTTTATAGTTTCTCCGGCCCTTCGCATGAGCTTCTTCAAAATTCTGAATGGGCAGAGGTCATTATTAGGGACTGCTCGtgactttttgctgcctgaggcaaatttttaaaatggcaccttTTCTCACTAAAACTACAAAAGCCAGCTGGATTGACACTTGTGTCTTATTTCTCCTCTGGCATGAGAAAAACATGCTCCATCATGTCCGGAGGCAGTGGACTGATTTATGGGGCACAAAGTAGGCTGAGTGGCAGATCCCTACCTCCTTCAACACTTTATTGTTGTTTCTTTGAAACAGCTGCGTCATTCTGCCAAAtgttaaagccccccccccatctttattCTCTAATGGGCTGTGAGACGAATCCATGGCATTGAATTCCTGCTCTCTTGTTACGGGTTCTGGTAAATCTGTTTCCCTTGAATTCTGTGGGACTGGGAATATTGCAGGCAACAGCCAGTCACTTAGCTGGCACTCAGCAACTTGCTATTTAAAATTCCACAGGCTGTTTATCTCTGCATAGGCAGTGAGGAGTTGGAGAAGACGCAAGCACTCTTCACAACAAGCATCACTTCATCTTTTCATTGGTGCAGGATTCTGCCCTAAGTCGGACTTCTCTAGCCCTGTGGGCATGCCGAATGGCATCTCCTGCTTTCACTGGGCTTTTTATCTAATGTAGCATTTTGACTGgtatattttataaatgttttccacttgttttTGGCTTCCAGGTACAGAGCTCCTGAGGTACTCTTGAGATCCACTAACTATAGTTCCCCCATTGATATCTGGGCCGTTGGCTGCATCATGGCAGAAGTTTACACACTTAGGCCACTCTTTCCAGGGTCCAGTGAGATTGATACCATTTTCAAGATTTGCCAAGTACTTGGAACACCAAAAAAGGTACATATATTAAAACCAAACCAGGCCAAATTTTCATATGAGTCAGAACGTTCATGCCACTGACATATTGTGAGCAAGTTGACTTTTTTAATGCTTGCCCAAGGAGAAAACCACAACCTCCTTGCACAAGGGTAAGCTGGGTGTTCGGAACTGGGCAGTGTTAGGGCAAGTGTGAGGTCCTGCATCACTGTGCCTAGAGCAGACAGCTCCCCTGGGGCCCAACAAGATCTTGATCAGGTCTGCGCTGTGCACGGAGTCCTACAAACATTACTGTGTTCACCCCATATCCCTTAATACTTACTGGCCCTGCTGTTGATGCTAGATAGCTAATAAACAAGACCATTCAGTTTTATACTATTCTAACAGGCCAAATAATAACATTGCATGAAGAAGCAAAGAGGGGAATGTCATATAGCTTGGATCTGCGGAAATCTGCTTGAAATAACATCCTGCAAAGTTCAACACAGACGGTTCACTGTGTTGGAAGAGGGTTGCTTAAATGCCTTGGTGGTTAGAAAATCAATCTGCATATACTCAACTCCATTGACTTTACTTAGAAATTTTGGCTTATGTCAGCTTTCAGGCTTGCCCCTGATTACTATCCCCCAGTATTCCTCAGctgttaaatagttcaactgtcTTCTGAAAAGCATGAATTCAGTATAAAGCCTCCCTCTGCCTAATACAGGGGCAGCCCTAGACATCTGGGTCAAGGTGAAGTGCCCATTCCTGCCCCTGTGCCTGAAGTCTTGGTTGCCGTGCACTgtcctttggctgcagagccataacTTGGTGAAGTGAGCTGTCCCTTAGCTAGAACTAACTGCTACAGTATAATTCCTGCTCTCCACAGGCCTGACAACAGCTCTGGGCATCTTAGGGGAGTTGCCAAGGCTCCAGCTATGACTTTATTATAGCAATCTTAACATTGAAAGGCTATGTTTAATTTTCCAAAGTATCATTGGTCTTCATGGGGAGGGCTGGATTAAATCAAGAGGGTCCGCTCAGTCAGTGGCACATTTGTGTCTGAACTCGGTTCTCTCCTTGTTGTCTACCAAGTCATGCTGCTGGCCTGTGAGAGTCACCATCAGAAAGTTTGTCtcgtttttttttctgtgaaatacTGGGGGAGGAGAGACTTATTGTCCGTTTCTTCACATGAGTAAGAAGGAGCCAGTGATATAGCAATGAGAGAATTTTGAGGAGGTATATTTAACCTTTAACCAGAGACCTAGTACTGTATTAGCAAGACAGTAAACCAGCTTAGTCAGTAGCCTGGAACTCCACCTGATGGAAGGTTTCACCAACAGCCAATCCTCCAAATGGAAAATCATGGGAAAAATGAAGCTGTAGAACCTTTGTCTCTAGCATCTTGTCTCTCTGTTGAGGAAGGTTTTTGTATGGAAAGGTGGAGTGGTACTGCTCTGACACAGTTTTCCTCCTCAGTGCGAACTAAGCTTAAAGCTACTTAATCTATATCAGGGTAGTAGCAACCATCCCAGTAAATGTCATGCCATTTCTCTATGTCCATTGCTCAGTCCCCACTTGTGTCACTGGTCTTGTGTCACTCTGGAGTTGAAAACAGCTAAAGAAGGAGCTCTTGATTTTGCTAGATGCCACAGACTCTCTTGGATCACCACAACCTCTGTTTCCCCCATCGAATATATAAACAGAGCTCTTCATTTTAATTCCTCCAGGATAATTGATTATCTCACCATGTTTCTATGTACTTTGGGCCATATTGCCTATTAAAGCAGAGCGCAATGTGGTGAGGAACACATCTGTTGGAGGGCTGAAGTAGTGGCCCAGATACATTATGTTCCTAATGGTTATGCCTGAATTTTTTTCAGAATGACTGGCCTGAAGGCTACCAGCTTGCAAGTGCCATGAATTTCCGCTGGCCTCACTGTGTACCAAATAACTTGAAGACCCTCATCCCTAATGCAAGCAGTGAAGCAATACAGCTCATGAGAGACATGCTGCAGTGGGACCCCAAAAAGCGGCCAACAGCAAGCCAGGTTGGTTTCTAATTAATAGGCATCTGTTTACAAGTCTCTCTTTTGCTGGAGTAGACTGGGTCTCTCAGGACTGAGGGAAGCTTTCAAACTAAAAAAAATGAGCAAGTGGAAAACACTGTGTGGATCTATTTTGCTGCTAGCTCCAATtcagtgaaatatttattttattgggcAAAATCTGTTCAGCCACCTCAGGCTTTTCCCCAACTCTTCTTGCAATTTCTGTATTTGTGTATCATCTTCCCTACCTAAGAACATGTTTAAAAGTCCAACTTCTAGGGGTGCAGTCAGAAGAGgttttagcctgctgtttggaccACTGCAGGGACAGGTTGGTTTGAACATTTTGACCGCGATCACACAACATAATTGCTGGATCAAATCAGATTgttcccagagcattcctacccttTCTGGCCTTTGTCAGGAGTTCtcctttttttggtgtgggtaagaTTGTTCTGTTTGGTTTGTTCCCAGTATGTGTAgttgctggaaatggaccaaaagcaAGCTTTTTGTCAATATTGTAACATGGCTTAAgatagccacttcaggatattggcataTTAGTCACTTCCTTGACTCTGTGGAGGGCCGAGTTCAGGTGTTGGTAGGATCTCTACTAAACCTAGAAAAGCAGAGCAAACAAACAAGAGGAAGCATTCCTTTTAAAGCAATGTAGCAAATGTTCGCTGTCAGatacacactttaaaaaatatatatattcacttCCTTGGCCTCTCCACAGAGCTGAAGAAAGTattaatttgccagtattctgaagtggctgtcttattaAGCTACTCCACAACATTGGCAAAGGCTGCTGCAAACCAAGTAGGGTGTTTGAGGTCCATATGTCATCACACCAAAGGGCATACCAGACTTCCTgctgaccctatttagcctgatgCAGCCAAGTGTGTAGACAAGCCttagatcagaccaaaggcttCTCTAGTCCTGCCTCCTGTTTTTTTATGTTGGACACCCAGGTGCCGTTGGGAATGCCACAGATAGGAAGGGGCAGCATCAGGCCTCTTCTATGGCTGGTCCCAACAACTGGTCGTGAAAGCTCTCCTGTTCCTTCACTGTGCACGCCCATGTGCcatttcagaagaagaagaagaacccatTAAATTAGGCACATTTTCTTTGGTCAGGACGGtagcagtattttaaaatgtgagagGAGTGGGTAGTGTTTTTGCTAGGCCTCTGAGTTCTTGTATTTGTTTGCAGGGATAATATGAACGAATGAGAGTGTGTGCTCTGCATTTTAATAATAGAAACTCTCCTGTTCTAGTTAAACATGAAGAAATGCCTCTGCTAGGGCTAAGCTACCTATGTAACCAGATAACAGATGAGCTGTACAAAAAGTAAACCTGTGGACCAGTATTCAGGTAGTATAGGAAAGGCTATAGAACTATAGATAAGATTTCTAAAATTCTATAGGTCTCCAGTCCAGATTTTGCCCGATGTATAAACTGTGATCATTGAATGCAACTGTGTAATTGTTCTTTGTTTGCCCGATTTGTTTCTTATGTTTCATGCCATTTTAtataatactgtttttttttgctcaggaaaaaaaacagaatgatacAGAAGACTGATAGTGCCCCACTCTGTAGCCTCTGGTAGTTTAAGCAAACATTTCTTATGCTTTTCCAAGCACATTTTTGTAGCCTTAAGAAACTTGCCTTTTAATACCTGGAATTCTAAGAAGGCTAAATctagagagagcgagagagagagagagagagacacacacacacacacacacacacacacacacacacacacacacacacacacacacacacacacacacacacacacacacacacacacacacacacacacagagagagagagacacacacagacacacacacacacacacacacacacctctctctctctctctctctcttctgggcTTTCCCTGGCCTTCTGCAGAATTGGGGCATATAAATAACTCTGAATATTGGGGCTAGAAACATCCCTTGCCTTGTTGCTTGTCCCCTTTTCCTGGTTTAAATGACTGTTACCTTTGTTGGCTTTTAGGCACTTCGAtatccttatttccaggttggccAAGCACTGGCCACTTCTCGCTGTATTCAGGAGCTGGGAAAACAGCAGCGGGACCTCCCCGATAAAGCACAAGTCCATATCAAACCCATTCCTCCTGCGCAGCCTCCACCTAAAGCACAAGTTCGCCTTTCGTTCAGGCCATTCCAGCAGAACCAGCAATCCCACTCTGTGATATACCCCTACAAGACAGACTCCTCCGTGAGTGACAGTCTAAAGGAAGACCAGCCTAGCCAGGTGGTGCTGCCAGATATTCACAGTAAAATCCCTCAGCAGGTAGGATGTCATCTTTGAAATTGGTgctttttaagaaacagaaaacgTGCGCATACTGTTTTCTGACACTGGCTATTTCAACAGAGGTAGCCAGTGTGTGAGGCTTATG
The Pogona vitticeps strain Pit_001003342236 chromosome 1, PviZW2.1, whole genome shotgun sequence genome window above contains:
- the CILK1 gene encoding serine/threonine-protein kinase ICK, which encodes MNRYTTLKQLGDGTYGSVLLGRSNESGELIAIKRMKRKFYSWEECMNLREVKSLKKLNHANVVKLKEVIRENDNLYFVFEYMKENLYQLMKERNKLFPESTVRNIMYQILQGLAFIHKHGFFHRDLKPENLLCMGPELVKIADFGLAREIRSRPPYTDYVSTRWYRAPEVLLRSTNYSSPIDIWAVGCIMAEVYTLRPLFPGSSEIDTIFKICQVLGTPKKNDWPEGYQLASAMNFRWPHCVPNNLKTLIPNASSEAIQLMRDMLQWDPKKRPTASQALRYPYFQVGQALATSRCIQELGKQQRDLPDKAQVHIKPIPPAQPPPKAQVRLSFRPFQQNQQSHSVIYPYKTDSSVSDSLKEDQPSQVVLPDIHSKIPQQKAAIGTEKMNGDLIPKNRRRWEHVTGTLKGSEDWEDLEGCEGNRSLTRNDFKNKGPNDDILCRFESILDLKPSVCLGTGNSAPSYLRQDTPTLQVSAAKQHYLKHSRYLPGISTRNNFSSSSKDSAPSNPWPGPSLPGKTSTVAGGMARLNSSHSGSNGLTGTYIPSFLKKEVGSAGQRVQLAPVIDPSSTDLSSQYTALKSVRPRIGRTSYNMPIKSTPVLLPHPPPVQPVHGRIDWSSKYSAHR